Within the Setaria viridis chromosome 3, Setaria_viridis_v4.0, whole genome shotgun sequence genome, the region AAAGCAGCAATAAGTTGCTTAACCGGGAGGGAGGAGAAAGGAGATGGATGGTGTGttgccggcgcggcgcggcgcgtgcgATTTGATACGATGCCATGGAATGGAAGGGATCCATGAGAAGCCAGCCACCACCTGAGGCTGCTGCTGAGGAGAAGGGgatgcttcttcctctccttgcTGCCTCCTCATCTCAAGCAAGTTAACTCCACCGGCCAGGCGCCCAGGCCACCGGTTTCACACACACGaactttttatatttttatattttttattttagtattttgtaaaaatatatagtcggatcaaaattgcaaaactaaccTATTGTCGCCGCTTGGGCCGGCGGTACCCTTCGcaccacactttcaaaaaatcataactaattcatattaactcggatggagataaactttatatgaaacctgtagatctcgacgagatctacaactttgtagttacaacttttttcatttaatgtcatattggtgctcaaataatcgacacaagtttcagatctaaaattcaaatgaAAACTTATGTTGATTATTTCAGCAATTAAATGGCTtcaaatgaaaacagtttgaactGTAAATCTCGTCGAGGgctataattttcatataaagcttATTTCTATCTGAGCTCGTATGAGTTAGTtatcattttttgaaagtgtgctgcccaattttagatctaaaaattgaattttagatctgaaacttgtatcgattatttgagcaacaatatgacatcaaatgaaaaaagttgtaactacaaagttgtagatctcgtcgagatctacaagttttatataaagtttatctccatccaagttaATATGagttagttataattttttgaaagtgtagtGCGGAGGGTTGTACCCCTttcgccggctgggccggcggtaacACCCTTCCGCCGACCCCACCGCCgggccggcggtaaggcccttccgccgatccagcggagacaatagcctagttttacaattttttcatccgactatatattttttgcaaaatgctaaaataaaaaatataaaaatataaaaagttTCACACACACGGCAAATGGGTAAGCGGCTGCATCACTTTTGGGCCGGCTCGGGGCCTGTGGATTTCCAAGCCGCGTGTATTGGCCCGTCATCGCCGGCGAACTGCACGTGGGCCGACTCGCTGTTCTTGGGCCGCACCTTTATTATTATTACCTTGGGCCTTTCGGGTGGGCTACAACTAAGAATATCtttatcctctctctctctctatctctcttcgtcgaaaatataaaagaaagaaagaaagcaaaacGAGGGTAGGCAAATAAAAGCATCAGTTGGTGGCACATGCTATGCTATAGTAGGGCGAATCCCATCTCTTgtttgtgctgctgctgcccaaGGAAACGAAGCAACGACGTGTGGATCGTAGCGCATGCGCAGTCGGTCAAGCTGAAGCGGTGAGCCAGTGACGAACCGGGTGTGGAGACGACGACACGATGCAACACACGCCACTTGGAGTCAGCTGAGCTAACCGGTAGTAGGATGGGACAACGGAACGTGCGGTTCAATGCAATGCTATGAACGGGTGTCGCTACTCGCTAGGCCACAGTGGCTTCCTGGCAAAAGCAAGGAAGAAACCGTCTTTTGGCTGGCTTGGCCGGAGAGAGAGAAACCAAGCCGTGGGAAACCAAGACCTGCAATCCAAGCTTCCAATACGGTGTGCCGCTTCTCTCCCGGTATCGATCGTATCTGGTTGGTTGGAAATATCTTTTCTGAATCTCCAAAACTACTTTCAAAAAAAGAATCTCCCCCAAAACCCCAAGTCCCAACGGCACTGCTCTGCTCTGTTCTGCGGGTAAAGGAaagggaagagaaggggaagaaggcctggtggaggtggtggtgggcccAAAAGCAATATCTCAGCGCCGGGCGTGGGTCCCACTCCAGTCGTCAACCAGTCAACAAAGGAGAAAGTCCTGCAGCTCCTCAGCGACCACGAAGGGGCCCACCTCGGCAGCAGCTGTTCTTATCCCGACCCCAGCCCAAAGAAGAAGAGGGGAAGCTGCAGTGCGCCTGTGCTCCAACCTGCAATGAGGCAAAAACCCTCCCAGCCGAATTACCTGGCGGAAAAACCTTAGGGTGGTTGGTTCGAGGGTTGAAGGGGTTGGAACGGGTTAAATCAAgttaaggaggtgtttggttggaggggaACCCAGTTAAAGGAATATTCTCTTTAGATGCGGGTTTGGATGCATCCGGCCAAAACGAGTGGACGTATTTAACCCACACGCACAGCGTCTCCCACTATTTCGtccgagaggaggaggaggcgcgaggGGCGCGGGCCTCCGACACGGCATGAGGCGGCTGGTgtaggccggcggggaggagggcggcgactGGCGTCAGGGAGAAGGGAGGGGCGGGCGGTGCAAATAGAGAGGGAGACTGCGGGTGGGAGCGGCGGGAAGGATGGCGGTCGAGAGCGTCGGCCCGGGGTGCTCCGCCATCTGCCCAGGGAAGCTTCGCTGCGCTAGGCCAGGGAGCTCCGCCGTTGGCTTGGGGAGCTCCGCCGCTGACCCTGAGAGTTGCTCCGGTGTGGGTAGGAGTCTCGGTGTGGGGGAGAATATAAGGtggggtaaaagaaaaaaaattaaaatgttaggtggatgacatgtgggatctaatggatgacaggtgggtccaCCAACAGATGtagctaacggtgttaaaattgCATCCATCCCGACCTTCTCAACCCCTCCAATCCAACAAAAAACTGGAATGGATCCATCCCTCTTATCAAAACACGAGATGGGTTGAACCCAACCCATAAAAGTGGAATAAACCCAACCCATTCCACGTGATCCCAAAACAAAACACACGCCAACAGTATCTACTGCTGGGATTTAGACGGTGTTTGGGTATCAGGTGCTAGACTTTAgacgtgtcacatcggatgtttggatcggatgtttggatgctaattaggaggacctaattataaaactatttCATAATTGTAGAACCTCtgggttaattcgcgagacgaatctattaagactaattaatctatcattagcaaatgattactgtagtaccacactattaaatcatggactaggTTTAATAGATTGGTCTCATGAATTAGAATTAGTTTGTAATTCGACTATTCCGATGTGACAGTTACTTAGTAGTACCTAGAAGCCAAACAGGTCAAGAATCATGTTGAAGTGTCCCCACTGGACAGTGGACACTGGACTGGACGGACTATATATCAAACCAGTTCAAGGCGAGGCAGTCTGCTCACAAGCCTCTGCTCctccgtcgtcttcctcgcCTCTTCTCCGACCGTTCGAAGCCCAGGGTAAAGGCCTCTCTGCTGTACCAAcgcctttccttctcttcctctggATCTTGGGGTTGGGGTTTACTAGTTGCTACTAAGCTCGCACTGCAGTTCAATTCAGCTGAACCCACACTGCAATTCTTTTCTGGTTCTTGTTTTCGTTGCTCTGATTAATCGGTTCTCCTGGTACTTGTTAGCGACTTCACCTCGTTAGGGTATGTATGATTTGTATGTATCAGCTGTGTGCCTCTCGCCTCTCATGCCAGCCTTCCTCTGCTCGGCGTTGTCTTCTTCCCCTCTCCCTCACTTCTCCGCCCTAAAAGCCCTAaaaagatcttttttttttgtcttctcCATTGATGTTGATTGATCCTATCTTCTTGTGCTAGTATTATTATTGTCtttacccttttcttttcttgttaaTTTTGGCCTAGAATGCCCTAGCTACTCTGCTGCTTCACACCAACCTTCTCCACAGACTGTTCTTTTTTGTTGTTTGCTGCGACGACTCCAAAGTCTACTGCGCACCTCAATCCTTATCTGCTGCAATTTCCTCCTAATTATGGAGTACtacttttttttagataaagaaTTATGGAGTACTAGTAGACGCAATCGACAACAAGCTCGTTGTTTCTGCCTTTATGATTACGACACCAACCAATCATGcgttgtttttttcttttggtagCTGACAGATGTGTAGGCGCCTGCAATTTCGCCCCACATATCTTTCACCAAGCTGGAGCGTAGCACCGGATTTTCCTTGGTAGTACATACTGAAACTTCCAAGGTTTTTGTGTGGTACAATCGCTTGCCATGAGTCTTCGGATATTTGTCAACGTCTAAGCTGATCATTTCGTACGCTATTCCATGTCAATTTATAATTATTAAAGCGACATGTTATACTGGCAAGGTTGCTCAAATTGTGTAATTGGAGATTAGTCAACCTCCTAGATGATGTAGACCCGCCCAAACTGGTTTCTTTTTTTATGCTGTAATCCATCGTGGAGACAGGTAATATGGTGATGATTAAACAGGCTCTACTGCCAACATGCTACTATTTAAGGTGCACAAATGCAGAGGACAGATACTTTGCCTGCCTTACAGACAATACCACCCTGTCATTTAGCCTTGTCCTGATGCCAGCTGGATCTTCTCTCTTGCTCTGCCGTTTCAACTAGGGCAAGTTCTGTTCTTGCATTCTTCCATTGTTGCTTCAACCTTGTTTTGAAGAACTAATTCACTATCTATTTGTTTCTATATGCTGTGATTTAGTGAATCTTTTAAGTGGCTTTAGTTACCTTGGGCTGGCCACATAGTTTTTGCTTTTAGAAACCTCCTTGTCTGTTCATCTCTTGTTTGTGAATTTAGTGTATAGCCTCTGATGCTCTGTAATGTTTACAAGCCATTTAAATTCTCTTGCTTTTGCAACAAGATCTTGGTTCCTGAAAACAAAAATACCACCTAATGAGATGGAACCGTTAGGTGCTTTGCACACATCACTTAGTGCTGACAGAACCAGAATACAACGTCGGCGAGCATGTATTCTAGAGTAAACTTTGAGTTTATGGAAATGATTAGGTGTTTGTTAAGGTGTAGTTATTTTATGTTTTTCAGTAATCGTGGTAATGATGCAACTTCATTTTTGAGGAAAAGTCATGATACGACTTTGGAAGCTCAATTTTAGATGTTGCTTTCTACTTTACTTTGAGAAAAGGGATGCTTGTTCCCTGAATGATATGCCTAAGGAGAAAACTTGTATTGAAGCATTTTTTCTTGCTTAGGTGACGAGTAATATTCTCAGCACCAATTTGCCTTATGATGTATGAAACATTCAGGTGGCAATTCTCTTTGTTCTATATGTTGTAGTGAACCTTATAAGTGGTCTTAGTTCCCTTGGGCTGACCACagagtttttctttgaaaaaaaaaaaccgatCTGTTTATTCTTGTTTTTTCCATTAAGCGTATAGCCTCTGAGGTTCTGTAATGCAAGTTCTGTTGTTGCACTCTTAAATTCTTTATTCTGCTTTAACTTAAGAATTAGTTTAGGATTTGCTTCTCTTTGTTCTATATGCTGTAGCTAGTCTTGTGAGTTCTCTTAGCTATGTCTAACTATCCTATTTCTTAGTTTTTACATATAGAAGCACCGGTACCTGTTAATCCTTGTTTGTGAATTAAGGATAAAACCTCTGAAGTTCTGTAATGTTTACAAGTGATTTAAAGTCTCTTGCTTTGCAACAAGGTTTTGGTTCCTGAAAATAAAATTACAGCTTCCTGGAGATGAATTGTTAAACACTAAGTTGCCCATCACTTAGTGCTGAAAAAAACAAGGTTCAACATCAATGTGCTTGAATTCTAGAGTCAAAATGGATTTTATAAATCTTTGGTGTTAGTTGAGGTAAAAGTATTTTACGTTTCCTAGTAACCATGGCCATGATACCAATTTTGTCTTTTTAGGGAAATTCATAAAAGACCTTTGTAAGCACAAGTTTAGATGGTGCTTTCTGCTTTACCTCAAGGAAAGGGATGCTTGTTCACTGAATGATGGCTTAAGGAGGAAATCTTAATTGAAGTGTTTTTCCCTGCTTAGTTGCCATTGGCAATAGTTGATCTCATTGCTGTGCTTATTCACACCATTCTCAGTTCCTAACTACTGATTTGGCTTTATGATGCATGAAGCATTCAGTTACCAGCAGAAGTGATCCGTGGACTGCAGCTATGGGCAACTTGTGCTGCTGTGTTCAAGTTGATCAGTCGACCGTGGCCATCAGGGAGCAGTTTGGCAAGTTTGACAGCGTGCTTGAGCCAGGGTGCCACTGCATGCCCTGGTTCATCGGGAAGCGTGTAGCTGGTCATCTCACGCTCAGGCTGCAGCAACTGGATGTGCGCTGTGAGACCAAGACTAAGGTGCGCCCTAAACACTGTCAAGATAAATGGATGCATAGCTGCTTTATTTTCACTTCTCTTGAATATAGTGGGATGGCTATCATTTTTTTCCAACACAAGTTCCAAAGCATCAGTGGTGATTGTCTTGTTTTTTCTGGGTTATAAAGCTTGGGAAAAATATCAAAGTAGCATAAGACAAACACTCTGGCAGGTACTGAAAGCTCGTATTATGTTGATATGATAAGTTCCTTCAGTTTCTAGATCATATGCGCATTAACCAGCTTGGAGAATACACCTCTAAAATGATTACTGCATATGCAGAAGCTTTTCTATGTAAATTTATTTGGGAATCTAGTTTAGTGACTGAAAGTTGATATTGTGTTTGTGTTAATACCTCTGCCATTATGTTGATACCTCTAAGGCTCTAACACCTGAAGTTGTGCAGGACAATGTCTTTGTGAACGTCGTGGCATCTATTCAGTACCGCGCTCTGGCTGGCAAAGCAAGCGATGCGTTCTACAAACTGAGCAACACAAGGTCCCAGATCCAAGCTTACGTCTTTGACGGTATGAATTCTCAGAACAACTGAAGATTTATCATATCAGAGACCATCTTGTCTCTACGGATGTgctgttttatttttctgttgGTTGTTTCCTGAGAGTATATTAGTTGCTATGAATATCTCATTACTCATGTAATGTCTGTCTGTTGTTGCTGTCAACAGTTATCAGAGCAAGTGTCCCCAAGCTCATCCTAGACGACGCTTTCGAGCAGAAGGATGAGATCGCAAAGGctgtggaggaggagctcgagaaAGCCATGTCAGCTTACGGCTTTGAGATCGTGCAGACTCTGATCGTGGACATCGAGCCAGACGAGCACGTGAAGCGCGCAATGAACGAGATCAACGCAGGTCTGTTGCTAGATAGCTAGAAGCTGTTGACATATTATCAGCTTTGCTATCTGTCATACTCATACAGTGACACTGACCGATTGACACTGCTTGTGGCTTGCTGTTGTTTGGCCCTGAATTCGGCAGCGGCGAGGCTGAGGGTGGCCGCGAACGAGAAGGCTGAGGCTGAGAAGATCGTGCAGATCAAGCgcgcggagggggaggcggaggccaaGTACCTGTCCGGGCTGGGCATCGCCCGGCAGCGGCAGGCGATCGTGGACGGGCTGCGTGACAGCGTGCTGGGCTTCTCCGTCAACGTGCCGGGCACCACCGCCAAGGACGTGATGGACATGGTGCTCATCACCCAGTACTTCGACACCATGAAGGAGATCGGCGCGTCGTCCAAGGCCTCATCGGTGTTCATCCCGCACGGCCCCGGCGCGGTGCGCGACATCGCCACGCAGATCCGCGACGGCCTCCTGCAGGGCTCCGCCGTCTCCCACCACTAGTTCGCTGGTGCTGGAGCAGCGTGGTGGGCGTGGATACCATTTATGCTTGCCACTGTCAGTCAGGGTCAGTGTGGTGCCTGTCTATATTGCTCATGTGTGTTATCTGGAGTGATCTCAGCGTGGAACCGTATATAATGGCTCTCGAGTGTTACCTgctactgctagaatgcttggggatcgacaaacttatctaacctTTTAGAGAAGTGGCAAGATAAATATAATGCAGCATGAGTTTGCAGTATGTCTACTCTGTTTGTCATGCGTGAAGCTCTGAATTCAGTTTCAGTGAGCTGCTTGCTTGCAAtcaggcccccccccccccccccccccccccccccccccttcaaTCAACAACTGGAAAATGTTGTTGCGTGCTGTGGACTGCAGATGCATGAATGTTGCCAGAACGAAGGGGCTGCCATGAATGAGAAATTTATGGACGCATCATAGCACAGCGTAGCATTGCTTTGACAaactatgatgatgatgattgagGCCTGGACTGTTGCTGCTTTACCACTTCCTCTTAATTTTGTCTGGTTTCAAATCCAATGATAGGCACAGCCACTGACGCTGCGGGGCGAGTCTAGAATCTCTCTCAAAGAAAAACCTTTTATACAGGGGAGCCAAAATCTTGGCCAGTTCAACTTCTGCATCTCCCTCCAGTTTACTTAACCAGACCATGTACAACTTCCACTATGTCAAGTAGTAACAGAGCTACACCTCTCCCACAAGAAACTCAATTGTCTACTATAACTGAATCTAACCTCTCTGCAGATGCAGGAAAAGTCTCTTGCCCGGTCGACTATGTCGTCACAACACAGAAGCAGATTACAACGTTACATGCCTAAATTACCTACCTCGCCAATTTCTAATCTTCAATGGTATGTAATGATGACAAGTCACTGACTTAGGAGAACGCACTCTCACCGGAGCTACTTGGCATTGCTCCTGGGCATCTGCAGGTACGGCGAGGCATGGCCTTGGGGCCGGTACGGGGAAGCATGGCCACGGGGGGCATGGGAGAGGCTCCTCATCGGCTGCTGCCCGTTCCACGCAAAGCTGCTCTGCGGGCTCATGCTCCGGCTGCCACTAGGGTACCCTAGCCTTGCAGCTTGCTCTGCTTGCAAGGAGTAGTACAAGCCGGATGAAGAGGCCATGTCTTTCAGGTCCGGGAGAGGCTTGAGGATCTCCACGACCTGGCTCATCAGAGGCCTGGCCTTGGGATCCCGGGTGAGGCAGGCACGGGCCAGCTGGGTCACCTTGTACGCGCCTTTCATGGAGATGTTTCCCCCAAGTTTGGGATCCATCAGGGCTTGGAACCCTTGTCTTTGTTTCAGATGGGGCCGGGCCCATTCCACAAGGTTGTGCTCCCCTGCTGGCCGGTTCTTGTCCATCGATCGCCTGCCCGTCATGAGCTCCAGCAGCACCACCCCGAAGCTATAAACGTCGCTCTTCGACGTCAAGTGACCTGCAAATGGAAACTTGTTTAGCAATGCATAAAATAGGACTGAAACCTAGCAAATTTACAGTCACATCAGGGTGGTACTTTGAGTGGTGTTTATTCTATACCCTGCTTGTGATGGTAATTTGAATGGTGTCCAAACAAAGATTTGAAATTCAAAGCAGAGAATTCAATTCAACCCAGTGCCGCCTCACAGCTAGCATAATCGTTTCTCTGACCATTTAATATAGCAACAAACTTGACAGCTagtgcacaacctagactgcaCATGGGCACCATAAATATCTGTAATCACATAATACAAAGATGGTGTGGTATGGTACATGAGATAAATGTGGCAGACAGATGACACCTTTGCATACAGACTGCATCTTTCTTGTCAAATCACTCAATTTTTATTCAAGGACCACCTCTATGTTTCCAGAATAAATTATTAACCTAGATGAGGAAGGAAACAGAATATATCACTTGGATGGATAGCTACAGTAACAGTACTCATACCGATGCACACAAATAACTCTATATGTAAAAAAGTGCTGTTGCAAATCGGTAAAACTTTCCAAAATGCAAGTTTTGATATATGCTCGATAGGATTACTCAATAGTTTGGGAGTCCAAAATTACTCAATGAACACAATTCGATGATTTTGCTCAAAAAAGAACAATGATCACCTCACCTGTCATAACATATTCAGGCGCAGCATACCCATACGTTCCCATGACTCGCGTGGACACATGGGTCTTATCACCTATGGGGCCATCTCGAGCAAGACCAAAATCAGAAAGTTTCGCATTGTAGTCCTGGATGGAGGAATGTGTCAAACAAAGGACAGGCACAAGAGTCCTCTAATAACCTAACAAGTAAATGTGTTAAAAAGATACATACTGCATCAAGCAAAACATTTGAAGTTTTGAAATCCCTATAGATAACAGGCCTTTCAGCTTCTTCGTGGAGAAAGGCAAGGCCCCTTGCAGCGCCGAGTGCAATTTTCATTCGGGTGGACCATGGAAGTGGCACTGCCTCTATTTAATCAGAATTATTCCACAAAAGAATAAGTTAGTAAAAATCCACCAAAACTGCAAAACCAAAATGGATTTGGTGGATCAACATAACACAGTACCATGAAGAAATAACAAAAAAGGAACAAAGGATGACTGGCAACTAGCAAGTCACAACCAGCAAACTTCGCattatttcaaaatttcaaaatggGAAGGTGCGTAACCTGGATGTTCAAGGCCTAACACATGCTCTTGTATAGCTGGCCGCAGCACAAAAAGATTTTAACAAGAACACAACAGGGATATAATATCTTCACAAGTTTGCAGGCTATGAGTATGTATGAGCTATGGCAGgtgggaaaagaaaaacagaaaaaacccatataaagaaaaagaaaattataaGCTCCGGCCTCTGGGTCAAATATACCATGATACAGGTTACTATGTATCAACGCCACCGCTTTCAATATAAGTTTTTTACAACAAATGAACTACTGTATTTCTGAAATGATCAATCTGGTTAACTTTATATGTTACTATGCTAGAGCATAATGATTTCATAAACAATGGTGATGTCATAAACGTAGGCTGTGCACATCTTCTGTGAATACCAGTAACAAGTAAGGGCATATATGCCTAAAAATGGCCAGTGATGCCACTCCTAAGCAAAGCAGTAACATATGCTTTAGAATTAAAGATGGAATAGATGTCAGATGCTTACTCCTGAAGAGATGGTGCTCTAAACTTCCACGGGGCATAAATTCATACACTAACTGCCTCTGGTTATCCTCAATACAATAACCGATAAGTTTCACCAGGTTTGGATGTTGTAGATTTCCTAGAAAGTTGACCTCTGCCTGAGAAAATAAAAGGTCCATAGAAGATAGAAGATTTCAATACAAAGAATGGTGGTTCATACCGCTATGTATTAAAGACAGGTCAAAAACGTACCACCCACTCTTTGTGACCCTGCTGTCCCTCACGATTGAGGGTCTTAACAGCAACAATTAAACCTGTGCCTGGTCTCACAGGGGCAGTTCCGTTCTCTCCGATCCAACCTTTGTAGACACGGCCAAACCCTCCCTCACCAAGAAGACTCTCTGGACGGAAGTTTCTGGTTGCAAACCTCAATTCATTGAAAGTAAACTTCCGTAATTGGAATGCTACTGTCAGCCCATCTGCAACTATAGATGGGGCTGAAACATTTTCAGCTTTGCTAGGCAATGCCGAAGCTGGCACTATCTGTCGAACAGGTTGGTTCTGGATAGAATCGTTCTTTCCTCTAGTTTCTGCATGAATAAACATAAATATCAAATCAGGTAATTGACAGACCTTCGACAAAACCAATAAAAAGACATAACTTGGATTGACTCAATGAAACATGCTACAAATAAAGCATGTTATTCTCCAAGCATGAGGCAACAAGCTAAAACATATGCTTTGTGAAGCTTAAGTGAACGAAATATGCCATCATTAATCTCATGTTAACTTGAAGCAAAATTATGGCACCCGGAACCTTGTAGAAGCACATTCCAAATAATTCAGGAAAAATGCAGGACCCCAGCATGAACTTGTGGATAAAAGCCCAATCGTCCGTTTATTTTTGTACAGTCCTACATGCACATCACCTTTAGCATAAAGTGATAAAGCCCCCTTGCCGTATACTACCAGTGTGCCATGCATTGTCACTTTAGAAGTGCAACACTAAGTTGCAAAAACTAACCAATCAAAGAACAGTTTCCTACTTGCCTGTTCTGTCCATACGACTAGGGGCCATGGTCCCTCGATCAATCATTAGCTCATACACCTCAAAACAACACTCCAAACCATGTATATGCATCTAAGCAAACTAAACTATAATTGTTCAGCCCATGAAACTGTTCCAAACTACAGCATTGCAAAACTGAAATAGACCGGTCCATCAAGTTGAGCCATCAGAGCATTAGTTTACATGAGGAGACTAGCGTGGTAGGAATGGCATAGCACAACAGTATTCCCTGATAGCATAGTCTGCAAGGCCTTCCTCCGTCGCAAACACCCAGACAGAACATAGGGATCATACAACAACAGACTACAAATCTACAATCATCCTGCGAAATAAACAGTTGAAAAAATTACGGCATTGCAAAAACGGTGTCTGAAATAGGCCACCCCCTCAACCTGTACCATCCAAGCAACAATCTGTGGTAGCGGACTAGCTTGGCACAAATTAAATTGCATAGGCACACAAAGCACCCCAGGCTCCAGCACCACAGATGACACTTATGGATCATACACAT harbors:
- the LOC117849773 gene encoding hypersensitive-induced response protein-like protein 1 isoform X1 — encoded protein: MLKCPHWTVDTGLDGLYIKPVQGEAVCSQASAPPSSSSPLLRPFEAQVTSRSDPWTAAMGNLCCCVQVDQSTVAIREQFGKFDSVLEPGCHCMPWFIGKRVAGHLTLRLQQLDVRCETKTKDNVFVNVVASIQYRALAGKASDAFYKLSNTRSQIQAYVFDVIRASVPKLILDDAFEQKDEIAKAVEEELEKAMSAYGFEIVQTLIVDIEPDEHVKRAMNEINAAARLRVAANEKAEAEKIVQIKRAEGEAEAKYLSGLGIARQRQAIVDGLRDSVLGFSVNVPGTTAKDVMDMVLITQYFDTMKEIGASSKASSVFIPHGPGAVRDIATQIRDGLLQGSAVSHH
- the LOC117849773 gene encoding hypersensitive-induced response protein-like protein 1 isoform X2, producing MGNLCCCVQVDQSTVAIREQFGKFDSVLEPGCHCMPWFIGKRVAGHLTLRLQQLDVRCETKTKDNVFVNVVASIQYRALAGKASDAFYKLSNTRSQIQAYVFDVIRASVPKLILDDAFEQKDEIAKAVEEELEKAMSAYGFEIVQTLIVDIEPDEHVKRAMNEINAAARLRVAANEKAEAEKIVQIKRAEGEAEAKYLSGLGIARQRQAIVDGLRDSVLGFSVNVPGTTAKDVMDMVLITQYFDTMKEIGASSKASSVFIPHGPGAVRDIATQIRDGLLQGSAVSHH
- the LOC117847048 gene encoding serine/threonine-protein kinase PBL34 codes for the protein MGAGSSAQRRNVSPLGEKGTGGRKGSAGTGCWIRLCVSPSSSRAKVDTALCGARASETRGKNDSIQNQPVRQIVPASALPSKAENVSAPSIVADGLTVAFQLRKFTFNELRFATRNFRPESLLGEGGFGRVYKGWIGENGTAPVRPGTGLIVAVKTLNREGQQGHKEWVAEVNFLGNLQHPNLVKLIGYCIEDNQRQLVYEFMPRGSLEHHLFRKAVPLPWSTRMKIALGAARGLAFLHEEAERPVIYRDFKTSNVLLDADYNAKLSDFGLARDGPIGDKTHVSTRVMGTYGYAAPEYVMTGHLTSKSDVYSFGVVLLELMTGRRSMDKNRPAGEHNLVEWARPHLKQRQGFQALMDPKLGGNISMKGAYKVTQLARACLTRDPKARPLMSQVVEILKPLPDLKDMASSSGLYYSLQAEQAARLGYPSGSRSMSPQSSFAWNGQQPMRSLSHAPRGHASPYRPQGHASPYLQMPRSNAK